The following proteins come from a genomic window of Miscanthus floridulus cultivar M001 chromosome 2, ASM1932011v1, whole genome shotgun sequence:
- the LOC136540831 gene encoding protein MALE DISCOVERER 2-like isoform X3 has translation MEPRRRRPPRLPLHAFFLVAATWPLGSSAGVASFGVGAESNGASPSFRRLLQIGDRNEDGLFHLPHARTLMHKSRSHRRAPTPAPASAPAPSPSMSPPEGSPSPSPHSSRSMPRQSTSNHHPPLAPPHLVRPGPRQDENDPIVDTPPHSRHKHSWTTYGLVAAGIAVFLLVSAASILCFRAKKMGTVRPWATGLSGQLQKAFVTGVPSLKRSELETACEDFSNIIGSTSTCMLYKGTLSSGVEIAVASSLVTSAKEWSKENESQYRKKITSLSKVSHKNFMNLLGYCEEEHPFTRVMVFEYAPNGTLFEHLHVREAEKLDWMARLRISMGIAYCLEHMHQLKTPVVLRNFDSTTLYLTDDFAAKVSDLEFWNDAKGHNSTNNELAFSPDPENIVRKYGMVLLEILTGRVPCSEDDGPLEDWASPYFEGEMRLEELIDSSIGFFPEDTARALCEVVRSCIDRDPKKRPQMKEVAARMREITALGPDGATPKVSPLWWAELEIMSSES, from the exons ATggagccgcggcggcggcggccaccgaGGCTGCCGCTCCATGCGTTCTTCTTGGTTGCCGCTACTTGGCCGCTCGGGAGCTCag CAGGGGTTGCAAGCTTCGGAGTTGGTGCGGAGAGCAATGGAGCTTCGCCTAGTTTTAG GAGACTGCTGCAGATTGGAGACAGAAACGAAGATGGCCTATTTCATCTCCCACATGCACGGACTCTAATGCACAAGAGCAGATCTCATAGAAGAGCTCCAACACCAGCACCAGCGTCTGCTCCAGCACCCTCACCATCCATGTCGCCACCAGAAGGTTCACCGTCTCCATCACCACATAGTTCACGATCAATGCCACGCCAATCAACTTCAAATCATCATCCACCCCTAGCCCCTCCACATTTGGTTAGGCCTGGGCCTAGGCAAGATGAAAATGATCCTATAGTTGATACTCCACCTCATTCTCGCCATAAACATTCCTGGACAACCTATGGTTTAGTTGCAGCAGGAATTGCCGTTTTCCTTTTGGTATCAGCAGCTAGTATTCTCTGCTTCCGAGCTAAGAAAATGGGAACTGTGAGGCCATGGGCGACAGGTCTAAGTGGACAATTGCAGAAAGCTTTTGTAACTG GTGTACCTTCGCTGAAACGATCAGAGTTGGAAACGGCATGCGAGGATTTCAGCAATATAATTGGCTCTACCTCTACCTGCATGCTGTACAAGGGAACTTTATCTAGTGGAGTTGAAATTGCAGTGGCCTCAAGCTTGGTAACATCTGCAAAGGAATGGTCGAAAGAAAATGAATCACAGTACAGGAAAAAG ATCACAAGCTTGTCCAAAGTAAGTCACAAGAATTTTATGAACTTGCTTGGCTACTGTGAGGAAGAGCATCCCTTTACCAGGGTGATGGTATTTGAATATGCTCCAAATGGGACACTTTTTGAGCATCTCCATG TCAGGGAAGCAGAGAAGCTTGACTGGATGGCACGGCTCAGGATATCCATGGGCATTGCTTATTGTCTTGAGCACATGCATCAGCTGAAAACACCAGTTGTGCTGAGGAACTTTGACTCAACTACACTATACCTTACTGATGACTTCGCTGCAAAAGTCTCAGATCTTGAATTTTGGAATGATGCAAAGGGACATAATTCTACCAACAATGAACTGGCTTTCTCCCCAGACCCTGAGAACATTGTGCGCAAGTACGGCATGGTGTTGCTGGAGATATTGACCGGAAGAGTTCCTTGTTCTGAGGATGATGGACCACTGGAAGACTGGGCGTCTCCCTATTTTGAAGGTGAGATGCGTCTTGAGGAGCTGATTGACTCTAGCATCGGTTTCTTCCCCGAAGACACTGCACGTGCCCTTTGTGAGGTTGTAAGATCCTGCATTGATCGGGATCCAAAGAAGAGACCGCAGATGAAAGAGGTTGCAGCTCGGATGAGAGAGATCACCGCATTGGGGCCTGATGGGGCGACTCCGAAGGTGTCACCGCTCTGGTGGGCTGAGCTTGAGATCATGTCTTCTGAGAGCTGA
- the LOC136540832 gene encoding ethylene-overproduction protein 1-like — MTNNFLTTIKSLKLIEGCKAAQLYALSSVGASTSGSADAGGSSIGKPHTPPPPKTISMRSGSLYYPHAAPSTSGAFVPEPHLPCGLPVADALEPALDACLRPVDHVGALAASYRRVSAATAGPDDDLCDAYLEQHALFQSIGDARLIRRALRAARVHADNPHRRAVLAAWLRYERREDELDPTPPPLAPCTATTPLLECPRAAVFASVSHSVDPLCPCRRPPPPPVTPPPHRLRRNTSGAASEMSEEEEPETNDLWFIIGEEEVACERSCIAALSKPLNTLLYGGFAEAHRDRIDFSRDGITPRGMRAVSAYSRHGRVDDFPPDIISQLLAFANKFCCEGLKAACDNQLAAMVRGLDNARSLIDIGLEEASHLLVASCLQAFLRELPKSLTYPDIARLLCSPEGRDRLDISGNASFALYYFLSYVAMEQDMRSNTTVMLLERLNEFAEQPWQKQLALHQLGCVMLQRGEFEEAQEWFEAAVAEGHVYSLAGEARAKYKRGHKYAAYKLMNSVVGDYDEPAGWMYQERSLYCVGKEKLADLQAATELDPTMTFPYKYRACALLEEDNSESAIAEISKVVGFKMATDCLELRAWFYLALEQCELAVQDVRAILTLDPTYMMFHGRMHGEQLIELLRGQVRQWDMADCWMELYDRWSAVDDIGSLAVVQQMLAREPGNSSLRFRQSLLLLRLNCQKAAMRSLRYARNSSLHEHERLVYEGWILYDSGHRDEALAKAEQSIGLQRSFEAFFLKAYALGDSSLDTESSLSVVQLLEHANSCASDNLRKGQAYNNMGSIYVDCDMLDEAAECYGIALNIKHTRAHQGLARVHYLKNRKKVAYEEMTKLVQIATNSASAYEKRSEYGERDAARSDLNTATLLDPTRTYPYRYRAAVLMDEGKEEEAIAELSGAVAFKPDLQLLHLRAAFFDSMGDSESALRDCEAALCLDPTHGDTLELYSKASTKADEPQS; from the exons ATGACCAATAACTTCCTCACGACGATAAAGAGCCTGAAGCTGATCGAGGGTTGCAAGGCCGCTCAATTATACGCCTTAAGCTCCGTCGGAGCCTCCACGTCCGGCTCGGCGGATGCCGGCGGGAGCAGCATCGGCAAGCCCCATACCCCGCCTCCTCCAAAGACCATATCGATGCGGTCCGGATCGCTCTACTACCCGCACGCGGCGCCGTCCACGTCGGGGGCCTTCGTGCCAGAGCCGCACCTGCCGTGCGGCCTCCCGGTGGCCGACGCGCTGGAGCCGGCCCTGGACGCGTGCCTGCGACCCGTCGACCACGTCGGTGCGCTCGCCGCGTCGTACCGGCGGGTGTCGGCCGCCACGGCGGGGCCCGACGACGACCTCTGCGACGCGTACCTGGAGCAGCACGCGCTGTTCCAGTCGATCGGCGACGCGCGGCTGATCCGGCGGGCGCTGCGGGCTGCGCGCGTCCACGCGGACAACCCACACCGGCGCGCCGTGCTCGCCGCGTGGCTCCGGTACGAGCGCCGCGAGGACGAGCTCGACCCGACGCCGCCTCCGCTCGCGCCCTGCACCGCGACGACACCGCTGCTCGAGTGCCCCCGCGCCGCGGTCTTCGCCAGCGTGTCCCACAGCGTGGACCCGCTCTGCCcgtgccgccgcccgccgcctccTCCCGTCACCCCTCCACCGCACCGCCTCAGGCGCAACACGTCGGGCGCTGCCTCCGAGATgagcgaggaggaggagccggagaccAATGACCTGTGGTTCATCATcggcgaggaggaggtggcgtGCGAGCGCTCGTGCATTGCGGCGCTCTCAAAGCCGCTCAACACGCTCCTCTACGGCGGGTTCGCCGAGGCGCACCGCGACCGGATCGACTTCTCCCGCGACGGCATCACGCCGCGCGGCATGCGCGCGGTCTCCGCCTACAGCCGCCACGGCCGCGTGGACGACTTCCCGCCCGACATCATCTCCCAGCTCCTCGCATTCGCCAACAAGTTCTGCTGCGAGGGCCTGAAGGCAGCCTGCGACAACCAGCTCGCAGCCATGGTGCGGGGCCTCGACAACGCCCGATCCCTCATCGACATCGGCCTCGAGGAGGCCTCCCACCTCCTCGTCGCCTCCTGCCTCCAGGCGTTCCTGCGGGAGCTCCCCAAGTCGCTCACCTACCCGGACATCGCGCGCCTGCTGTGCAGCCCAGAGGGGCGAGATCGCCTTGACATTTCCGGTAACGCGTCCTTCGCGCTCTACTACTTCCTCTCTTACGTCGCCATGGAGCAGGACATGAGATCGAACACCACGGTGATGCTGTTGGAGAGGCTGAATGAATTCGCGGAGCAGCCATGGCAGAAGCAGCTGGCGCTGCACCAGCTCGGGTGCGTGATGCTGCAGCGCGGCGAGTTTGAGGAGGCGCAGGAGTGGTTTGAGGCCGCCGTTGCCGAGGGCCATGTCTACTCGCTCGCTGGAGAGGCACGTGCCAAGTACAAGCGCGGGCACAAGTACGCTGCGTACAAGCTAATGAATAGTGTCGTCGGCGACTACGACGAACCCGCCGGGTGGATGTACCAAGAGCGCTCCCTGTACTGTGTCGGCAAGgagaaactggctgatctgcaggCGGCGACGGAGCTGGACCCGACGATGACATTCCCGTACAAATATCGTGCCTGCGCGTTGTTAGAGGAGGACAATTCTGAGTCCGCGATCGCAGAGATCAGCAAGGTAGTCGGTTTCAAGATGGCGACCGATTGCCTGGAGCTCCGGGCGTGGTTCTACCTTGCGCTTGAGCAATGCGAGTTGGCTGTGCAGGATGTCAGGGCGATATTGACGTTGGATCCAACTTACATGATGTTCCATGGGAGAATGCACGGGGAACAGCTGATTGAGCTCCTCCGAGGACAGGTGCGGCAGTGGGATATGGCAGATTGCTGGATGGAGCTGTACGACCGGTGGTCGGCGGTGGATGACATCGGCTCTCTGGCGGTTGTCCAGCAGATGCTCGCCAGGGAACCCGGAAACAGCAGCTTGCGGTTTCGACAGTCACTTCTCCTGCTAAG GCTAAATTGTCAGAAAGCTGCCATGCGTAGTTTGCGATATGCTCGGAACAGTTCACTCCATGAGCATGAGAGGCTTGTATATGAAGGTTGGATTCTGTATGACAGTGGACATCGGGACGAAGCATTAGCCAAGGCTGAGCAGTCGATTGGACTTCAAAGATCATTCGAAGCCTTCTTCCTCAAGGCGTATGCTTTAGGAGATTCTAGCCTTGACACAGAATCTTCGCTCTCCGTTGTACAGCTTCTGGAACATGCTAACAGTTGTGCTTCTGACAACCTTCGGAAGGGGCAA GCATACAACAACATGGGGAGCATCTACGTGGACTGTGACATGCTGGATGAGGCTGCCGAGTGCTACGGCATAGCACTGAACATAAAGCACACACGGGCGCATCAGGGTCTAGCTCGAGTCCATTACTTGAAAAATAGGAAAAAGGTTGCATATGAGGAGATGACAAAGCTCGTGCAGATAGCTACCAACAGCGCGTCGGCGTATGAAAAACGGTCAGAATATGGCGAGCGCGACGCTGCGAGGAGCGACCTGAACACAGCGACGCTTCTTGATCCTACAAGGACTTATCCTTACAGATACAGAGCAGCTG TTTTGATGGACGAGGGCAAGGAAGAGGAGGCGATCGCGGAGCTGTCAGGAGCCGTAGCTTTCAAGCCGGACCTCCAGCTGCTCCACCTCCGCGCGGCCTTCTTCGACTCCATGGGCGACAGCGAGAGCGCCCTGCGGGACTGCGAGGCCGCGCTGTGCCTGGACCCAACCCACGGCGACACCCTGGAGCTGTACAGCAAAGCCTCCACCAAGGCCGACGAACCCCAGAGCTAG
- the LOC136540831 gene encoding protein MALE DISCOVERER 2-like isoform X5: protein MHKSRSHRRAPTPAPASAPAPSPSMSPPEGSPSPSPHSSRSMPRQSTSNHHPPLAPPHLVRPGPRQDENDPIVDTPPHSRHKHSWTTYGLVAAGIAVFLLVSAASILCFRAKKMGTVRPWATGLSGQLQKAFVTGVPSLKRSELETACEDFSNIIGSTSTCMLYKGTLSSGVEIAVASSLVTSAKEWSKENESQYRKKITSLSKVSHKNFMNLLGYCEEEHPFTRVMVFEYAPNGTLFEHLHVREAEKLDWMARLRISMGIAYCLEHMHQLKTPVVLRNFDSTTLYLTDDFAAKVSDLEFWNDAKGHNSTNNELAFSPDPENIVRKYGMVLLEILTGRVPCSEDDGPLEDWASPYFEGEMRLEELIDSSIGFFPEDTARALCEVVRSCIDRDPKKRPQMKEVAARMREITALGPDGATPKVSPLWWAELEIMSSES from the exons ATGCACAAGAGCAGATCTCATAGAAGAGCTCCAACACCAGCACCAGCGTCTGCTCCAGCACCCTCACCATCCATGTCGCCACCAGAAGGTTCACCGTCTCCATCACCACATAGTTCACGATCAATGCCACGCCAATCAACTTCAAATCATCATCCACCCCTAGCCCCTCCACATTTGGTTAGGCCTGGGCCTAGGCAAGATGAAAATGATCCTATAGTTGATACTCCACCTCATTCTCGCCATAAACATTCCTGGACAACCTATGGTTTAGTTGCAGCAGGAATTGCCGTTTTCCTTTTGGTATCAGCAGCTAGTATTCTCTGCTTCCGAGCTAAGAAAATGGGAACTGTGAGGCCATGGGCGACAGGTCTAAGTGGACAATTGCAGAAAGCTTTTGTAACTG GTGTACCTTCGCTGAAACGATCAGAGTTGGAAACGGCATGCGAGGATTTCAGCAATATAATTGGCTCTACCTCTACCTGCATGCTGTACAAGGGAACTTTATCTAGTGGAGTTGAAATTGCAGTGGCCTCAAGCTTGGTAACATCTGCAAAGGAATGGTCGAAAGAAAATGAATCACAGTACAGGAAAAAG ATCACAAGCTTGTCCAAAGTAAGTCACAAGAATTTTATGAACTTGCTTGGCTACTGTGAGGAAGAGCATCCCTTTACCAGGGTGATGGTATTTGAATATGCTCCAAATGGGACACTTTTTGAGCATCTCCATG TCAGGGAAGCAGAGAAGCTTGACTGGATGGCACGGCTCAGGATATCCATGGGCATTGCTTATTGTCTTGAGCACATGCATCAGCTGAAAACACCAGTTGTGCTGAGGAACTTTGACTCAACTACACTATACCTTACTGATGACTTCGCTGCAAAAGTCTCAGATCTTGAATTTTGGAATGATGCAAAGGGACATAATTCTACCAACAATGAACTGGCTTTCTCCCCAGACCCTGAGAACATTGTGCGCAAGTACGGCATGGTGTTGCTGGAGATATTGACCGGAAGAGTTCCTTGTTCTGAGGATGATGGACCACTGGAAGACTGGGCGTCTCCCTATTTTGAAGGTGAGATGCGTCTTGAGGAGCTGATTGACTCTAGCATCGGTTTCTTCCCCGAAGACACTGCACGTGCCCTTTGTGAGGTTGTAAGATCCTGCATTGATCGGGATCCAAAGAAGAGACCGCAGATGAAAGAGGTTGCAGCTCGGATGAGAGAGATCACCGCATTGGGGCCTGATGGGGCGACTCCGAAGGTGTCACCGCTCTGGTGGGCTGAGCTTGAGATCATGTCTTCTGAGAGCTGA
- the LOC136540831 gene encoding protein MALE DISCOVERER 2-like isoform X2: protein MEPRRRRPPRLPLHAFFLVAATWPLGSSGVASFGVGAESNGASPSFRNSRRLLQIGDRNEDGLFHLPHARTLMHKSRSHRRAPTPAPASAPAPSPSMSPPEGSPSPSPHSSRSMPRQSTSNHHPPLAPPHLVRPGPRQDENDPIVDTPPHSRHKHSWTTYGLVAAGIAVFLLVSAASILCFRAKKMGTVRPWATGLSGQLQKAFVTGVPSLKRSELETACEDFSNIIGSTSTCMLYKGTLSSGVEIAVASSLVTSAKEWSKENESQYRKKITSLSKVSHKNFMNLLGYCEEEHPFTRVMVFEYAPNGTLFEHLHVREAEKLDWMARLRISMGIAYCLEHMHQLKTPVVLRNFDSTTLYLTDDFAAKVSDLEFWNDAKGHNSTNNELAFSPDPENIVRKYGMVLLEILTGRVPCSEDDGPLEDWASPYFEGEMRLEELIDSSIGFFPEDTARALCEVVRSCIDRDPKKRPQMKEVAARMREITALGPDGATPKVSPLWWAELEIMSSES, encoded by the exons ATggagccgcggcggcggcggccaccgaGGCTGCCGCTCCATGCGTTCTTCTTGGTTGCCGCTACTTGGCCGCTCGGGAGCTCag GGGTTGCAAGCTTCGGAGTTGGTGCGGAGAGCAATGGAGCTTCGCCTAGTTTTAG GAATTCCAGGAGACTGCTGCAGATTGGAGACAGAAACGAAGATGGCCTATTTCATCTCCCACATGCACGGACTCTAATGCACAAGAGCAGATCTCATAGAAGAGCTCCAACACCAGCACCAGCGTCTGCTCCAGCACCCTCACCATCCATGTCGCCACCAGAAGGTTCACCGTCTCCATCACCACATAGTTCACGATCAATGCCACGCCAATCAACTTCAAATCATCATCCACCCCTAGCCCCTCCACATTTGGTTAGGCCTGGGCCTAGGCAAGATGAAAATGATCCTATAGTTGATACTCCACCTCATTCTCGCCATAAACATTCCTGGACAACCTATGGTTTAGTTGCAGCAGGAATTGCCGTTTTCCTTTTGGTATCAGCAGCTAGTATTCTCTGCTTCCGAGCTAAGAAAATGGGAACTGTGAGGCCATGGGCGACAGGTCTAAGTGGACAATTGCAGAAAGCTTTTGTAACTG GTGTACCTTCGCTGAAACGATCAGAGTTGGAAACGGCATGCGAGGATTTCAGCAATATAATTGGCTCTACCTCTACCTGCATGCTGTACAAGGGAACTTTATCTAGTGGAGTTGAAATTGCAGTGGCCTCAAGCTTGGTAACATCTGCAAAGGAATGGTCGAAAGAAAATGAATCACAGTACAGGAAAAAG ATCACAAGCTTGTCCAAAGTAAGTCACAAGAATTTTATGAACTTGCTTGGCTACTGTGAGGAAGAGCATCCCTTTACCAGGGTGATGGTATTTGAATATGCTCCAAATGGGACACTTTTTGAGCATCTCCATG TCAGGGAAGCAGAGAAGCTTGACTGGATGGCACGGCTCAGGATATCCATGGGCATTGCTTATTGTCTTGAGCACATGCATCAGCTGAAAACACCAGTTGTGCTGAGGAACTTTGACTCAACTACACTATACCTTACTGATGACTTCGCTGCAAAAGTCTCAGATCTTGAATTTTGGAATGATGCAAAGGGACATAATTCTACCAACAATGAACTGGCTTTCTCCCCAGACCCTGAGAACATTGTGCGCAAGTACGGCATGGTGTTGCTGGAGATATTGACCGGAAGAGTTCCTTGTTCTGAGGATGATGGACCACTGGAAGACTGGGCGTCTCCCTATTTTGAAGGTGAGATGCGTCTTGAGGAGCTGATTGACTCTAGCATCGGTTTCTTCCCCGAAGACACTGCACGTGCCCTTTGTGAGGTTGTAAGATCCTGCATTGATCGGGATCCAAAGAAGAGACCGCAGATGAAAGAGGTTGCAGCTCGGATGAGAGAGATCACCGCATTGGGGCCTGATGGGGCGACTCCGAAGGTGTCACCGCTCTGGTGGGCTGAGCTTGAGATCATGTCTTCTGAGAGCTGA
- the LOC136535869 gene encoding NADH dehydrogenase [ubiquinone] 1 alpha subcomplex subunit 8-B-like — MSASSAPVDASGEPIPTSSVLMAASKHIAVRCRPENVAFLNCKKKDPNPEKCLEKGRQVTRCVLSLLKELHQRCPKEMDEYAGCMYYYTNEFDFCRKEQQAFEEACPISE; from the exons ATGTCGGCGAGCAGTGCGCCCGTAGACGCCTCGGGGGAGCCGATCCCGACGTCGTCGGTGCTGATGGCGGCGTCGAAGCACATCGCGGTCCGGTGCCGCCCGGAGAACGTCGCGTTCCTCAACTGCAAGAAGAAGGACCCTAACCCCGAGAAGTGCCTCGAGAAGGGCCGTCAGGTCACACGCTGCGTCCTTAGCCT GTTGAAAGAACTTCACCAAAGGTGTCCTAAGGAAATGGATGAGTATGCTGGTTGCATGTATTACTACACCAACGAATTCGACTTCTGCCGTAAGGAGCAGCAAGCTTTTGAGGAAGCCTGCCCCATTTCCGAGTAG
- the LOC136540831 gene encoding protein MALE DISCOVERER 2-like isoform X4: MEPRRRRPPRLPLHAFFLVAATWPLGSSGVASFGVGAESNGASPSFRRLLQIGDRNEDGLFHLPHARTLMHKSRSHRRAPTPAPASAPAPSPSMSPPEGSPSPSPHSSRSMPRQSTSNHHPPLAPPHLVRPGPRQDENDPIVDTPPHSRHKHSWTTYGLVAAGIAVFLLVSAASILCFRAKKMGTVRPWATGLSGQLQKAFVTGVPSLKRSELETACEDFSNIIGSTSTCMLYKGTLSSGVEIAVASSLVTSAKEWSKENESQYRKKITSLSKVSHKNFMNLLGYCEEEHPFTRVMVFEYAPNGTLFEHLHVREAEKLDWMARLRISMGIAYCLEHMHQLKTPVVLRNFDSTTLYLTDDFAAKVSDLEFWNDAKGHNSTNNELAFSPDPENIVRKYGMVLLEILTGRVPCSEDDGPLEDWASPYFEGEMRLEELIDSSIGFFPEDTARALCEVVRSCIDRDPKKRPQMKEVAARMREITALGPDGATPKVSPLWWAELEIMSSES; the protein is encoded by the exons ATggagccgcggcggcggcggccaccgaGGCTGCCGCTCCATGCGTTCTTCTTGGTTGCCGCTACTTGGCCGCTCGGGAGCTCag GGGTTGCAAGCTTCGGAGTTGGTGCGGAGAGCAATGGAGCTTCGCCTAGTTTTAG GAGACTGCTGCAGATTGGAGACAGAAACGAAGATGGCCTATTTCATCTCCCACATGCACGGACTCTAATGCACAAGAGCAGATCTCATAGAAGAGCTCCAACACCAGCACCAGCGTCTGCTCCAGCACCCTCACCATCCATGTCGCCACCAGAAGGTTCACCGTCTCCATCACCACATAGTTCACGATCAATGCCACGCCAATCAACTTCAAATCATCATCCACCCCTAGCCCCTCCACATTTGGTTAGGCCTGGGCCTAGGCAAGATGAAAATGATCCTATAGTTGATACTCCACCTCATTCTCGCCATAAACATTCCTGGACAACCTATGGTTTAGTTGCAGCAGGAATTGCCGTTTTCCTTTTGGTATCAGCAGCTAGTATTCTCTGCTTCCGAGCTAAGAAAATGGGAACTGTGAGGCCATGGGCGACAGGTCTAAGTGGACAATTGCAGAAAGCTTTTGTAACTG GTGTACCTTCGCTGAAACGATCAGAGTTGGAAACGGCATGCGAGGATTTCAGCAATATAATTGGCTCTACCTCTACCTGCATGCTGTACAAGGGAACTTTATCTAGTGGAGTTGAAATTGCAGTGGCCTCAAGCTTGGTAACATCTGCAAAGGAATGGTCGAAAGAAAATGAATCACAGTACAGGAAAAAG ATCACAAGCTTGTCCAAAGTAAGTCACAAGAATTTTATGAACTTGCTTGGCTACTGTGAGGAAGAGCATCCCTTTACCAGGGTGATGGTATTTGAATATGCTCCAAATGGGACACTTTTTGAGCATCTCCATG TCAGGGAAGCAGAGAAGCTTGACTGGATGGCACGGCTCAGGATATCCATGGGCATTGCTTATTGTCTTGAGCACATGCATCAGCTGAAAACACCAGTTGTGCTGAGGAACTTTGACTCAACTACACTATACCTTACTGATGACTTCGCTGCAAAAGTCTCAGATCTTGAATTTTGGAATGATGCAAAGGGACATAATTCTACCAACAATGAACTGGCTTTCTCCCCAGACCCTGAGAACATTGTGCGCAAGTACGGCATGGTGTTGCTGGAGATATTGACCGGAAGAGTTCCTTGTTCTGAGGATGATGGACCACTGGAAGACTGGGCGTCTCCCTATTTTGAAGGTGAGATGCGTCTTGAGGAGCTGATTGACTCTAGCATCGGTTTCTTCCCCGAAGACACTGCACGTGCCCTTTGTGAGGTTGTAAGATCCTGCATTGATCGGGATCCAAAGAAGAGACCGCAGATGAAAGAGGTTGCAGCTCGGATGAGAGAGATCACCGCATTGGGGCCTGATGGGGCGACTCCGAAGGTGTCACCGCTCTGGTGGGCTGAGCTTGAGATCATGTCTTCTGAGAGCTGA
- the LOC136540831 gene encoding protein MALE DISCOVERER 2-like isoform X1, which yields MEPRRRRPPRLPLHAFFLVAATWPLGSSAGVASFGVGAESNGASPSFRNSRRLLQIGDRNEDGLFHLPHARTLMHKSRSHRRAPTPAPASAPAPSPSMSPPEGSPSPSPHSSRSMPRQSTSNHHPPLAPPHLVRPGPRQDENDPIVDTPPHSRHKHSWTTYGLVAAGIAVFLLVSAASILCFRAKKMGTVRPWATGLSGQLQKAFVTGVPSLKRSELETACEDFSNIIGSTSTCMLYKGTLSSGVEIAVASSLVTSAKEWSKENESQYRKKITSLSKVSHKNFMNLLGYCEEEHPFTRVMVFEYAPNGTLFEHLHVREAEKLDWMARLRISMGIAYCLEHMHQLKTPVVLRNFDSTTLYLTDDFAAKVSDLEFWNDAKGHNSTNNELAFSPDPENIVRKYGMVLLEILTGRVPCSEDDGPLEDWASPYFEGEMRLEELIDSSIGFFPEDTARALCEVVRSCIDRDPKKRPQMKEVAARMREITALGPDGATPKVSPLWWAELEIMSSES from the exons ATggagccgcggcggcggcggccaccgaGGCTGCCGCTCCATGCGTTCTTCTTGGTTGCCGCTACTTGGCCGCTCGGGAGCTCag CAGGGGTTGCAAGCTTCGGAGTTGGTGCGGAGAGCAATGGAGCTTCGCCTAGTTTTAG GAATTCCAGGAGACTGCTGCAGATTGGAGACAGAAACGAAGATGGCCTATTTCATCTCCCACATGCACGGACTCTAATGCACAAGAGCAGATCTCATAGAAGAGCTCCAACACCAGCACCAGCGTCTGCTCCAGCACCCTCACCATCCATGTCGCCACCAGAAGGTTCACCGTCTCCATCACCACATAGTTCACGATCAATGCCACGCCAATCAACTTCAAATCATCATCCACCCCTAGCCCCTCCACATTTGGTTAGGCCTGGGCCTAGGCAAGATGAAAATGATCCTATAGTTGATACTCCACCTCATTCTCGCCATAAACATTCCTGGACAACCTATGGTTTAGTTGCAGCAGGAATTGCCGTTTTCCTTTTGGTATCAGCAGCTAGTATTCTCTGCTTCCGAGCTAAGAAAATGGGAACTGTGAGGCCATGGGCGACAGGTCTAAGTGGACAATTGCAGAAAGCTTTTGTAACTG GTGTACCTTCGCTGAAACGATCAGAGTTGGAAACGGCATGCGAGGATTTCAGCAATATAATTGGCTCTACCTCTACCTGCATGCTGTACAAGGGAACTTTATCTAGTGGAGTTGAAATTGCAGTGGCCTCAAGCTTGGTAACATCTGCAAAGGAATGGTCGAAAGAAAATGAATCACAGTACAGGAAAAAG ATCACAAGCTTGTCCAAAGTAAGTCACAAGAATTTTATGAACTTGCTTGGCTACTGTGAGGAAGAGCATCCCTTTACCAGGGTGATGGTATTTGAATATGCTCCAAATGGGACACTTTTTGAGCATCTCCATG TCAGGGAAGCAGAGAAGCTTGACTGGATGGCACGGCTCAGGATATCCATGGGCATTGCTTATTGTCTTGAGCACATGCATCAGCTGAAAACACCAGTTGTGCTGAGGAACTTTGACTCAACTACACTATACCTTACTGATGACTTCGCTGCAAAAGTCTCAGATCTTGAATTTTGGAATGATGCAAAGGGACATAATTCTACCAACAATGAACTGGCTTTCTCCCCAGACCCTGAGAACATTGTGCGCAAGTACGGCATGGTGTTGCTGGAGATATTGACCGGAAGAGTTCCTTGTTCTGAGGATGATGGACCACTGGAAGACTGGGCGTCTCCCTATTTTGAAGGTGAGATGCGTCTTGAGGAGCTGATTGACTCTAGCATCGGTTTCTTCCCCGAAGACACTGCACGTGCCCTTTGTGAGGTTGTAAGATCCTGCATTGATCGGGATCCAAAGAAGAGACCGCAGATGAAAGAGGTTGCAGCTCGGATGAGAGAGATCACCGCATTGGGGCCTGATGGGGCGACTCCGAAGGTGTCACCGCTCTGGTGGGCTGAGCTTGAGATCATGTCTTCTGAGAGCTGA